Proteins found in one Quercus robur chromosome 2, dhQueRobu3.1, whole genome shotgun sequence genomic segment:
- the LOC126712445 gene encoding uncharacterized protein LOC126712445 gives MEPVALAVDKLKSFAKSSQDFVHTLTHRPENSSSRNPIEILKRLQREAFADLMKLRNRQDKVERILSICKTSKGNPFQESSTLVRGEVDFLGALLIMDKVDEQNCDALSRAGIRTGIDSRFTFETTIGPKDTLAAEFVASQKGNGYLGEVLGQSLSLEKVLYKTNSSDWLSAVAIPVGAQCRDVAITPISSHRGKGLTDLSSLGPPLLNQHSGSGIGIKVRKSNIVASLAQFVSGLGMQAGSDSMGHCFSTFGQVVCELPRGIKLSLLGLHQVPRSLSQRISLGPLTIPVGLLEHHRAPETVVEASVPAMIESTQEHISTGCVALMLESEIDGFTRIEGWIEMQKSNPERLQWAVNMSDDSEDSFGWGMSLSGMVGGPTNGDHFQAESYLKVNLGKRFSLKPGLAYIADGNSKITAFMLRSNWSL, from the exons ATTGAAATTCTGAAGCGGTTGCAACGTGAAGCATTTGCCGATTTGATGAAACTGAGAAACAGACAAGACAAGGTTGAGAGAATACTTTCTATCTGTAAGACATCCAAGGGAAATCCATTCCAAGAATCCAGTACCCTTGTAAGAGGAGAGGTTGATTTCTTAGGGGCTTTGTTGATCATGGATAAAGTTGATGAGCAGAACTGCGATGCACTTTCTAGAGCGGGAATCAGGACTGGAATTGATTCAAGGTTCACATTTGAAACAACTATTGGGCCAAAAGATACTCTTGCTGCAGAGTTTGTGGCCAGTCAAAAAGGCAATGGATATCTTGGAGAGGTTTTAGGACagtctctttctcttgaaaaagtgtTATATAAGACAAATTCTAGTGACTGGTTATCAGCTGTTGCAATCCCAGTAGGAGCGCAATGCAGAGATGTAGCAATCACTCCAATTTCTTCCCATCGG GGAAAGGGCCTTACGGATTTATCATCACTTGGACCTCCCCTTTTGAATCAGCATAGTGGCAGTGGCATTGGCATAAAAGTGAGAAAATCAAATATTGTTGCTTCATTGGCACAATTTGTTTCTGGATTGGGAATGCAAGCAGGTTCTGATAGTATGGGGCATTGCTTCAGCACTTTTGGACAAGTTGTCTGTGAACTTCCACGAGGAATAAAACTCTCGCTTTTGGGTCTTCATCAAGTGCCTAGATCATTAAGCCAACGCATTAGTCTTGGACCCCTTACCATTCCTGTAGGCCTTTTAGAACATCATAGAGCTCCCGAGACAGTGGTTGAGGCATCTGTCCCAGCCATGATAGAAAGCACACAGGAACATATCTCAACTGGGTGTGTTGCTTTAATGTTGGAGTCAGAAATTGATGGATTTACAAGAATTGAAGGTTGGATTGAGATgcaaaaatcaaacccagaacGTTTACAATGGGCTGTCAATATGTCTGATGATTCTGAAGATTCTTTTGGATGGGGAATGAGCTTGAGTGGAATGGTTGGAGGTCCGACAAACGGAGACCATTTTCAGGCTGAATCCTATTTAAAAGTTAACTTAGGTAAGAGATTCAGCTTGAAACCAGGCCTTGCATATATTGCAGATGGGAATTCCAAAATAACTGCCTTTATGCTTCGGTCTAATTGGTCCCTCTGA
- the LOC126695094 gene encoding uncharacterized protein LOC126695094: MDRIDKYKRVKEDQLQGKGKEKIIPPKGNDFRSERYNHNLPRRDFSRQAGQSNMQTVNAVFREPVQQVLEKVKNEPFFRWPRKMAGDPSKRNQNLYCHYHQDHEHATEDCRNLWNHLDQLVQEGKLRHLLHPSSGHLGQEMQEPRKDVSLRPPTGTIHIILTAPGRTGSFPSWVLSIARLSAKDREKECKRSKKGSPLILGFSDEDKRGTIQPHDDALVITLRIRGFDVKRVLVDPGSAVEVMYPDLYKGLNLRPEDLTAYDSPLISFEGKTVMPKGQIRLPIQTGSEVVEVGFIVVDAYSPYTAIVARPWIHALEAVSSTLHQKVKYPSGGQVEEIRGDQAMARQCMVAAISRRPKAESSASENL; this comes from the coding sequence atggataggattgacaagtacaaaagggtgaaAGAAGATCAGCtacaaggaaaaggaaaggagaagatcattCCCCCCAAAGGGAATGATTTTAGGTCGGAACGATATAACCATAACctgccgaggagagatttttcaaGACAGGCTGGACAAAGCAACATGCAAACGGTTAATGCTGTGTTCAGAGAGCCAGTACAGCAAGTTCTGGAGAAAGTCAAGAACGAACCCTTTTTCAGATGGCCGAGAAAAATGGCTGGGGACCCTTCgaaacgtaaccagaacctgtattgtcactatcatcaggatcatgaACATGccactgaggattgcaggaatctatggaacCACCTAGATCAGCTGGTCCAAGAaggaaagttacgtcacctttTGCACCCCTCAAGTGGTCATCTGGGCCAGGAAATGCAAGAACCTCGAAAAGACGTATCATTAAGACCTCCCACGGGGACGATACACATCATCCTCACCGCTCCAGGAAGAACCGGCTCATTTCCTTCCTGGGTGCTGTCTATAGCTCGGCTCTCTGCCAAGGACAGGGAAAAAGAATGTAAACGGTCTAAAAAGGGAAGCCCTTTAATATTAGGATTCTCGGACGAAGATAAAAGgggaactatccaacctcacgacgatgccttaGTAATTACGCTGAGAATCAGAGGTTTCGACGTGAAGAGGGTACTGGTAGACCCGGGCAGCGCGGTAgaggtaatgtaccctgatctatacaaggggctaaaCTTAAGGCCGGAGGATTTAACGGCTTATGACTCTCCCCTTATCAGCTTTGAAGGGAAGACAGTTATGCCAAAAGGGCAGATCAGATTACCCATCCAGACCGGGTCAGAGGTGGTGGAAGTGGGCTTTATCGTGGTCGATGCCTACTCGCCCTACACAGCAATAGTAGCTAGGCCATGGATCCATGCCCTAGAAGCCGTGTcttccacacttcaccaaaaggtAAAATACCCGTCTGGAGGCCAAGTGGAAGAAATTCGTGGAGATCAGGCCATGGCTAGgcagtgtatggtggccgccatctcaCGTCGGCCCAAGGCCGAGTCCTCGGCTTCTGAAAACTTATAG
- the LOC126695085 gene encoding uncharacterized protein LOC126695085 — protein sequence MDGKSVGTISARGISRWKVYVDGVANQKGSGIGLVLISPEGIAIEKSLRLGFSATNNEAEYEALLQGMMMVQKLGGKAMEAFSDSKLVVGQVMGELEAGDARMQEYLGRVKRLQLDFESINLTHVSRSGNTHADSLAILATSFAHDLPRMILVEDLCQTSSTGRDTARIHQIRKNPSWMDAIMNFLKDDTLPEGKLEAEKIRRNAPRFWQAILAFLFWPIPIMYTPRGIRILARRTT from the coding sequence atggatggaaaatcggttggcacaatCTCAGCACGGGGGATCTCGCGTTGGAAAGTCTACGTGGACGGCGTGGCCAACCAAAAAGGATCGGGAATTGGGCTAGTTCTAATATCGCCCGAAGGTATTGCCATTGAAAAATCGCTAAGACTCgggttctcggctacgaacaacgAGGCCGAGTACGAAGCTTTACTTCAAGGAATGATGATGGTTCAAAAATTGGGCGGAAAGGCAATggaagcattctcggactccaaATTGGTAGTTGGCCAAGTAATGGGTGAGTTAGAAGCTGGAGATGCtagaatgcaagagtatctcGGTCGAGTCAAACGCTTGCAATTAGACTTTGAATCCATTAATCTGACGCATGTTTCCAGAAGTGGGAACACACATGCAGATTCGCTGGCCATTCTTGCCACATCCTTTGCACATGATCTGCCacgaatgatccttgttgagGATTTATGCCAGACAAGTTCAACTGGAAGAGACACAGCTCGGATCCATCAGATTAGAAAGAATCCCAGCTGGATGGATGCTATAATGAACTTCCTCAAAGACGATACGTTACCAGAAGGGAAACtggaggccgagaagatacggaggaatgctcctcggttctggcaAGCTATACTGGCGTTCCTATTCTGGCCCATACCTATTATGTATACACCCAGAGGAATCCGAATCCTTGCTCGAAGAACTACATAA